The nucleotide sequence GCACTACTTCAGGACAGGCCCAGCGACCGTCTTCCGCCGTCGCCGCGAGCAAAAAGCCTATCAGAAAAGAACCTGTGACGTTAACGGTTAACGTGGCGATGGGGAAAAGGCTATCCGATTGCTTGGCGACGGCCAGTGAGATGCCATACCGCACCATGCCGCCGAGTGCGCTGCCGATTCCGACCCAAAGCATCGAATTCATGGAGAGTGTTGTAGTATGCGAAGTGAGATTCGGCAATCACGGGCGACGTTTTCAATGGCCGGTTCAGTTTACGAGTTCGGCGGTGAAGACCAAAGTCAGGGCAAAGCGGCAGCTTTGCCTCACCATAGCAGGTAATAGTCAACGTTCACAAAGTTTGTCATTTTGGGAGCGAAATTTCCCGCCCTATTTTTCACCGACCTATTTTCCCTCCTCTCACGTTAAATAGGGTGTAACTCGTGAACGCTTCCGGCGTCACCTACGACGACACAAACGCGCTATGAAAACGTACGCTCTCAAACCGAACCGCACGCTCTGCGGTCTGCTCGCTGTGGTTCTCGGTGCGAGTGCTGCTGTTTCCTTGGCGCAAACTAATACCAAGCAAGCTCCCAAGGCAAGGGGGCTGACAGACGAGCAGCGGATGGATGGGCTCTATCGTCTACTGGATACGAATCGTGACAACAAGCTTAGCCGTCAGGAGTTCAGCAAGCTCGCTGAATATTCTCCGCGCCTGAAGGGCAATGCTGATGCCAGTGATTATCTTTTCATGCAGCTCGACAAGAGCGGTGATGACAAGCTGTCACTCGAAGAGTATCGCGGCCTTGTCGATATCCAGCGTGCCGCGCGTCTGCAAGGTACTCCACCACCCGAACCGGCTCCTGCTCCGAAAGCTGCGGCTAAACCGGCAATGACGGAGCGTGCGCCCACGAGCGAAGAACTCGCATTCTTCGAGAACAAGATTCGTCCCGTATTGGTGGGCAAATGTTACGAGTGCCATTCGGCTGAAGCGGAGAAGGTGAAAGGTGGACTCGCACTGGATACACGTGAAGGCTTGCGTAATGGCGGTGACACAGGTCATGGCGTCATCCCCGGCGATATCGAGGGCAGCTTGCTCATCAAAGCACTCCGTTACACGGATTCCGATCTGCAGATGCCGCCGAAGAAACAGGGCAGCAAACTCGCGCCAGAAATCATCGCGGATTTCGAGAAGTGGGTGAAGATGGGCGCACCCGATCCGCGCGATGGCAAGGCGAAGCTCGCCAAGGGAATAGATCTGGAAAAGGGCAAGGAGCATTGGGCTTTTCAGCTTCCGAAGAAAATAGCGGCTCCAGCGGTGAAAGACACCGCTTGGGTACACAATGACATTGATAAATATGTCCGCACGGAGCTCGATAAAAAGGGGCTCATCCCTGTCGGTGATGCGGACAAGGTCACGTTGCTGCGCCGGGTTTATATCGATCTCATCGGCATTCCGCCCACGCCGGAACAAGTGACTGCGTTCGAGCAGGACAAGGATCCGAAGGCGTTTGAGAAGGTCGTGGACAAGCTGCTCGCCTCACCGCAATTCGGTGAGCGTTGGGGGCGTCATTGGTTGGATGTGGCGCGTTATGCGGAATCGAGCGGCAAAGAATTGAACGTGGTATATCCGCACGCTTGGCGTTATCGCGATTGGGTCATCCAATCGTTCAATGAAGACAAGCCTTACGATCAATTCCTGAAAGAGCAGCTCGCGGGCGACTTGCTCCCGGCGAAGAACGAGACAGACAAGGCGAATAAACTCATCGCCACGGGTTATCTGGCCATTGGGCCGAAATCGCATAATTCCCGCGATTTCCGCCAGTTCCAATTGGACGTCGCGGATGAGCAGATCGATGCCGTGACGCAAGGGATGCTGGGCATGACGGTCGCGTGTGCGCGTTGTCACGATCACAAGTTCGATCCGGTACCGCAGACTGATTACTACGCGCTCGCGGGCATATTCATGAGCACGGAGACTCGTTTCGGCACGCCGCGTTTCATCCAAAACAACCAATCCACGCCGCTCAACACGTTGCCGGCAGGAGCAAAGGTTACTGAAGCTCCATCCATGCCGGCGCAGCAAATCACGACGATGCAACGGCAGCTCGCCACGGCGAAGAGCGAATTGGAAGAGGTGCGCGGAAGCAATGATCGCGCGATGTTCACGGACCCGAGATTCATCCGCAATACCAGCCAGATCGGTATCCTGGAGAAGTTGCTCGGACGTTATGACAGCGAAGGCAAAGCGAACGTCGCGCTGGCCATGGGCGTGCAAGACAAGGGCACGCCGCGTGATATCGCTCTGCTCGCGCGCGGTGAACTGGACAAGCCGCAGGAAGTCGTGCCGCGTGGTTTCGTGCAGATCGTGAGCAGCACGAAAGAGCAACCGGCCAAGATCAATAAAGGCAGTGGCCGCCTCGAACTCGCAGAATGGATCGCCTCGCCAGAAAATCCGATGACGGCACGGGTGATGGCGAATCGCGTTTGGGTGAATCTCTTTGGGCAAGGCATCGTGGCCTCGCCGGATAATTTCGGCACGACTGGCCAG is from Verrucomicrobiia bacterium and encodes:
- the crcB gene encoding fluoride efflux transporter CrcB, giving the protein MNSMLWVGIGSALGGMVRYGISLAVAKQSDSLFPIATLTVNVTGSFLIGFLLAATAEDGRWACPEVVRNFLMVGILGGYTTFSSFSIQTVQLMEKGAWGMVTANILGSVILCLAGAWAGLRLARALV
- a CDS encoding DUF1549 domain-containing protein yields the protein MKTYALKPNRTLCGLLAVVLGASAAVSLAQTNTKQAPKARGLTDEQRMDGLYRLLDTNRDNKLSRQEFSKLAEYSPRLKGNADASDYLFMQLDKSGDDKLSLEEYRGLVDIQRAARLQGTPPPEPAPAPKAAAKPAMTERAPTSEELAFFENKIRPVLVGKCYECHSAEAEKVKGGLALDTREGLRNGGDTGHGVIPGDIEGSLLIKALRYTDSDLQMPPKKQGSKLAPEIIADFEKWVKMGAPDPRDGKAKLAKGIDLEKGKEHWAFQLPKKIAAPAVKDTAWVHNDIDKYVRTELDKKGLIPVGDADKVTLLRRVYIDLIGIPPTPEQVTAFEQDKDPKAFEKVVDKLLASPQFGERWGRHWLDVARYAESSGKELNVVYPHAWRYRDWVIQSFNEDKPYDQFLKEQLAGDLLPAKNETDKANKLIATGYLAIGPKSHNSRDFRQFQLDVADEQIDAVTQGMLGMTVACARCHDHKFDPVPQTDYYALAGIFMSTETRFGTPRFIQNNQSTPLNTLPAGAKVTEAPSMPAQQITTMQRQLATAKSELEEVRGSNDRAMFTDPRFIRNTSQIGILEKLLGRYDSEGKANVALAMGVQDKGTPRDIALLARGELDKPQEVVPRGFVQIVSSTKEQPAKINKGSGRLELAEWIASPENPMTARVMANRVWVNLFGQGIVASPDNFGTTGQKPSNQALLDHLAISFVENGWSVKQLVKQVVMSHTYQLSSEYSSHNYSIDPDNTAHWRMSKRRMDAEALRDSMLATAGVLDLKPYRGSVAANAEGPTQQMLRFGGFQRDNNSRSVYLPILRDMVPESLSVFDFAETSLVTGDREETTVPSQALYLMNSATVYKLAQSMADRLYASGAKGSELGQKGFELAFSRRATAQEVAAINKFFEKFYAAEEKNFANRDQLRWAALTAYCQALLGSAEFRIVN